The Neomonachus schauinslandi chromosome 4, ASM220157v2, whole genome shotgun sequence genome includes a region encoding these proteins:
- the LOC110578653 gene encoding LOW QUALITY PROTEIN: heat shock protein HSP 90-beta-like (The sequence of the model RefSeq protein was modified relative to this genomic sequence to represent the inferred CDS: inserted 3 bases in 2 codons): MPEEVHHGEEEVETFAFQAEIAQLMSLIINTFYSNKEIFLRELISNASDALDKIRYESMTDPFKLDSGKELKIDIIPNPQECTLTLVDIGIGMTKADLINNLGTIAKSGTKAFMEALQAGADISMIGQFGIVFYSAYLVAEKVVVITKHNDEQYAWESSAGASFTVCADHGEPIGWGTKVILHLKEDQTEYLEERHIKEVVKKHSQFIGYPITLYLEKEREKEISDDEAEEEKGEKEEEDKDDEEKPKIEDVGSDEEDDSGKDKKKKTKIKEKYIDQEELNKTKPIWTRNSDDITPEEYGEFYKSLTNDWEDHLAVKHFSVEGQXEFRSLLFIPRRAPFDLFENKKKKNNIKLYVCQVFIMDSCDELIPEYLNFICGVVDSEDLPLNISREMLQQSKILKVIHKNIVKKCLDLFSELAENKENYKKFYEVFSKNLKLGVHEDSTNWCCLSELLCYHTSQXWDEMTSLSEYVSRMKETQKSIYYITGESKEQVANSAFVERVRKQGFEIVYMTEPIDEYCVQQLKEFDRKSLISVTKEGLELPEDEEEKKKMEESKAKFENLCKLMKEILYKKVEKMTISNRLVSSPCCIVISTYGWTANMEQIMKAQALRDNSMVGYMMAKKHLEINLNHPIVETLQQKAEADKNDKAVKDVVVLLFETALLSSGFSLEDPQTHSNHIYRMIKLGLGIDEDEVTAEEPSAAVPDEIPHLEGDEDASHMEEVN, from the exons ATGCCTGAGGAAGTGCACcatggagaggaggaggtggagactTTTGCCTTCCAGGCAGAAATTGCCCAACTCATGTCCCTCATCATCAATACCTTCTATTCTAATAAGGAAATTTTCCTTCGGGAGTTAATCAGTAATGCTTCTGATGCCTTGGACAAGATTCGCTATGAGAGCATGACAGACCCTTTCAAGTTGGACAGTGGTAAAGAGCTGAAAATTGACATCATCCCCAACCCCCAGGAATGCACCCTGACTCTAGTGGACATAGGCATTGGCATGACCAAAGCGGATCTCATAAATAATTTGGGAACCATTGCTAAGTCTGGAACTAAAGCATTCATGGAGGCTCTTCAGGCTGGTGCAGACATCTCCATGATTGGACAATTTGGCATTGTCTTTTATTCTGCCTACCTGGTGGCAGAGAAGGTGGTGGTTATCACAAAGCACAATGATGAGCAGTATGCCTGGGAGTCTTCTGCTGGGGCCTCTTTCACTGTATGTGCAGACCATGGTGAGCCCATTGGCTGGGGTACTAAAGTGATTCTCCATCTTAAAGAAGACCAGACAGAATATTTAGAGGAGAGACATATCAAAGAAGTGGTGAAGAAGCATTCGCAGTTCATAGGTTATCCCATCACCCTTtatttggagaaggaaagagagaaagaaatcagtgatgatgaggcagaggaggagaaaggggagaaagaggaagaagataaagaTGATGAGGAGAAGCCCAAGATTGAAGATGTGGGCTCAGATGAGGAGGATGATAGTGGGaaggacaagaagaagaaaacaaagattaagGAGAAATACATTGATCAGGAAGAACTGAACAAGACCAAGCCCATTTGGACCAGAAACTCTGATGACATTACCCCGGAGGAATATGGAGAGTTTTACAAAAGTCTTACTAATGACTGGGAAGACCACTTGGCAGTCAAGCATTTCTCTGTAGAAGGTC TGGAATTCAGGTCATTGCTGTTTATCCCCCGTCGGGCTCCTTTTGACCTCTttgagaacaagaagaaaaagaacaacatcaAACTCTATGTTTGCCAAGTGTTCATCATGGACAGCTGTGATGAATTGATACCAGAGTATCTCAACTTCATCTGTGGTGTGGTTGACTCTGAGGACCTGCCCTTGAATATCTCCCGAGAAATGCTCCAGCAGAGCAAAATCTTGAAGGTCATTCACAAAAATATCGTGAAGAAGTGCCTTGATCTCTTCTCTGAACTGGCAGAAAACAAGGAGAACTATAAGAAATTCTATGAGGTGTTCTCTAAAAACCTAAAGCTTGGAGTCCATGAGGACTCTACTAACTGGTGCTGCCTTTCTGAGCTGCTGTGTTACCACACCTCACA TTGGGATGAGATGACTTCTCTTTCAGAGTATGTGTCCCGGATGAAAGAGACTCAGAAGTCCATCTATTACATTACTGGTGAGAGCAAAGAACAGGTTGCCAACTCTGCTTTTGTGGAGCGAGTGCGGAAGCAGGGCTTCGAGATAGTGTATATGACAGAGCCTATTGACGAGTACTGTGTGCAGCAGCTCAAGGAGTTTGACAGGAAGAGTCTGATCTCGGTTACCAAGGAGGGCCTGGAGCTGCCTGAGGatgaagaggagaagaagaaaatggaggagagCAAGGCCAAGTTCGAGAACCTCTgcaaactcatgaaagaaatcttGTATAAGAAGGTTGAGAAGATGACGATCTCCAACAGGCTAGTGTCTTCACCTTGCTGCATTGTGATTAGCACCTATGGCTGGACAGCCAACATGGAGCAGATCATGAAAGCCCAGGCCCTTCGGGACAACTCTATGGTGGGCTATATGATGGCCAAGAAGCACCTGGAGATCAACCTCAACCACCCCATCGTGGAGACGCTGCAGCAAAAGGCCGAGGCGGACAAGAATGACAAGGCAGTCAAGGACGTGGTGGTGCTGCTGTTTGAAACAGCTTTGCTCTCCTCCGGCTTCTCACTTGAGGATCCCCAGACTCACTCCAACCACATCTACCGCATGATCAAGCTAGGCCTGGGCATTGATGAAGATGAAGTGACTGCAGAGGAACCCAGTGCTGCTGTTCCTGATGAGATCCCCCACCTTGAGGGTGATGAGGATGCCTCTCACATGGAAGAAGTAAATTAG